In a genomic window of Amycolatopsis japonica:
- a CDS encoding thiamine pyrophosphate-binding protein, whose protein sequence is MRYQPGASVAQTAVRILTEAQIHRVYAVVGESFLDLLDALQRERSITFVSARHDSGAAFMAEAEGKLTEHPAVLLAGRGPNAANLAIGVSTAYQDESPMVVLLENPPQDPGPTSELPTADLTAMFEPISKWTGRAESPDEVPGLLVEALTRCREGRPGPTVVAVPADFWGVPFDSAKPVASVRPPATGALGRTAEAVAQLVDEARYPVVIVGGRARAARDELIAVADELALPVYNAFRRQDAFPENHARYAGHLGIGIPARQLDALERADLVLALGTQLDEVTTQSFRYPTPSQTLVLVGTGIEPARRGGLTFRVDSEVEPFLRELRNVASPRQRRASAANAAVHTFMTPPDTSGATRVHPADVIRAVRKLAPEDAIVTSDAGNFAQFMHRYWCFTAPRSQLGPSNAAMGYAVPAAVAAKLAEPRRTVIAMAGDGGALMTGQEIETAVRYRVPVTVLVFQNGLHGPLAVHQARKHGRLSGVTVPVTDFASWARGLGAAGYTVDDREELEPIIASALVRQRPCVIDIRTDPDVVTPDIRLTSLLGASRQQQGGQ, encoded by the coding sequence ATTAGATACCAACCGGGAGCGTCCGTCGCCCAGACGGCCGTGCGGATCCTGACCGAGGCGCAGATCCACCGCGTGTACGCGGTGGTGGGTGAGTCCTTCCTGGATCTGCTCGACGCGCTGCAACGCGAGCGCTCGATCACCTTCGTCTCGGCGAGGCACGACTCCGGCGCCGCCTTCATGGCGGAGGCCGAAGGCAAGCTCACCGAGCATCCCGCGGTCCTGCTCGCCGGCCGCGGCCCGAACGCGGCGAACCTCGCGATCGGCGTCTCCACGGCGTACCAGGACGAGAGCCCGATGGTCGTCCTCCTGGAGAACCCGCCGCAGGATCCCGGCCCGACGAGCGAGCTGCCCACCGCGGACCTGACCGCGATGTTCGAGCCGATCTCGAAGTGGACCGGGCGTGCGGAATCCCCCGACGAGGTCCCCGGCCTGCTGGTCGAGGCGCTGACCCGCTGCCGTGAGGGGCGGCCGGGCCCCACCGTCGTCGCCGTCCCCGCCGATTTCTGGGGTGTCCCGTTCGACTCGGCGAAACCGGTCGCCTCCGTGCGGCCGCCGGCCACCGGCGCGCTCGGCCGGACCGCCGAGGCGGTCGCGCAGCTGGTCGACGAGGCCCGCTACCCGGTGGTGATCGTCGGCGGCCGGGCCCGCGCGGCGCGCGACGAGCTGATCGCCGTCGCCGACGAGCTCGCGCTGCCGGTGTACAACGCGTTCCGCCGTCAGGACGCCTTCCCCGAGAACCACGCGCGCTACGCCGGCCATCTCGGCATCGGCATCCCCGCGCGGCAGCTCGACGCGCTGGAGCGCGCGGACCTCGTGCTCGCGCTGGGCACGCAGCTCGACGAGGTCACCACCCAGTCCTTCCGCTACCCGACGCCGTCGCAGACGCTGGTGCTGGTCGGCACCGGGATCGAGCCCGCCCGCCGCGGTGGCCTGACCTTCCGGGTCGACTCCGAGGTCGAACCCTTCCTGCGTGAACTGCGCAATGTCGCCTCGCCTCGGCAACGGCGCGCGTCGGCCGCGAACGCGGCGGTGCACACCTTCATGACGCCGCCCGACACCAGCGGCGCCACCCGCGTCCACCCCGCCGACGTCATCCGCGCGGTGCGCAAGCTCGCGCCCGAAGACGCGATCGTGACCAGCGACGCGGGCAACTTCGCCCAGTTCATGCATCGCTACTGGTGTTTCACCGCGCCGCGCAGCCAGCTCGGGCCGAGCAACGCGGCCATGGGTTACGCGGTCCCCGCGGCGGTCGCGGCGAAACTCGCCGAACCACGCCGCACGGTGATCGCGATGGCGGGCGACGGCGGCGCGCTGATGACCGGGCAGGAGATCGAGACCGCCGTCCGCTACCGGGTACCGGTGACCGTCCTGGTGTTCCAGAACGGACTGCACGGCCCGCTCGCCGTGCACCAGGCGCGCAAACACGGGAGGCTGTCGGGGGTCACCGTCCCCGTCACCGACTTCGCGTCGTGGGCGCGCGGGCTCGGCGCCGCCGGGTACACCGTGGACGATCGGGAAGAGCTGGAGCCGATCATCGCGAGCGCGCTGGTGCGGCAACGCCCTTGTGTGATCGACATCCGCACGGATCCGGACGTGGTGACGCCGGACATCCGGTTGACGAGCCTGCTGGGCGCGTCGAGGCAGCAACAGGGCGGCCAGTAG
- a CDS encoding hydroxyacid-oxoacid transhydrogenase has protein sequence MKYGTGSSDEIGYDLTQYGARRVLVLTDAGVAATGWPQRIAEGIETYGIEAVVFDGVHVEPTDVSMRKAVDFARGQGEWDAFVAVGGGSAIDTAKAVNLLTSNDGDLMDYVNAPVGGGRAPSAPLKPLVAVPTTTGTGSESTTVCVLDVLSLRVKSGISHLRMRPSLAVVDPRLTVSQPPEVTAASGMDILCHAAESYTAKPYTEFDRKRPEDRVPYCGSNPLADMFAEQSLRLLSWALPAAVRDGSDMKAREAMALAATFAGLGFGNAGVHIPHANAYPIAGQVRDFHPSGYPGDEAMVPHGMAVSLTAPAAFRFTFDAAPERHIRVARLLAPDYEWPGDLRDHLPAVLGQIMREIGIPNGIGAVGYTESDVDSLVSGTVKQQRLLATAPREASEADLAVILRESVTLW, from the coding sequence TTGAAGTACGGCACCGGGTCGAGCGATGAGATCGGCTACGACCTCACCCAGTACGGCGCTCGCCGGGTGCTCGTCCTGACCGACGCGGGTGTCGCCGCGACGGGCTGGCCACAACGGATCGCCGAAGGCATCGAGACCTATGGCATCGAAGCCGTCGTCTTCGACGGCGTACATGTCGAGCCGACCGACGTCAGCATGCGGAAGGCCGTCGACTTCGCCCGGGGACAGGGCGAGTGGGACGCCTTCGTCGCCGTCGGTGGCGGGTCGGCCATCGACACCGCCAAGGCGGTGAACCTGTTGACCAGCAACGACGGCGACCTGATGGACTACGTCAACGCGCCGGTCGGCGGCGGCCGCGCCCCGAGCGCGCCGCTGAAACCGCTGGTCGCGGTGCCGACCACCACCGGGACGGGCTCCGAGAGCACCACGGTGTGCGTGCTGGACGTGTTGTCGCTGCGGGTGAAGAGCGGCATCAGCCATCTCCGGATGCGGCCGAGCCTCGCGGTGGTCGACCCGAGGCTCACGGTCTCGCAGCCGCCCGAGGTGACCGCCGCGAGCGGGATGGACATCCTTTGCCACGCCGCGGAAAGCTACACGGCCAAGCCGTACACCGAGTTCGACCGGAAGCGGCCGGAGGACCGGGTTCCTTACTGTGGTTCGAATCCGCTGGCCGACATGTTCGCCGAGCAGTCGCTGCGGTTGCTGTCGTGGGCGTTGCCCGCGGCCGTGCGCGACGGTTCCGACATGAAGGCGCGCGAGGCGATGGCGCTCGCGGCGACGTTCGCCGGGCTCGGTTTCGGCAACGCCGGGGTGCACATCCCGCACGCCAACGCGTATCCGATCGCCGGGCAGGTACGGGACTTCCATCCGTCCGGGTATCCGGGCGACGAAGCGATGGTGCCGCACGGGATGGCCGTCTCGCTGACCGCGCCCGCGGCGTTCCGGTTCACCTTCGACGCCGCGCCCGAACGGCACATCCGGGTGGCGCGGCTGCTCGCGCCGGATTACGAATGGCCGGGCGATCTGCGGGATCACCTGCCCGCGGTGCTCGGCCAGATCATGCGGGAGATCGGGATCCCCAACGGGATCGGCGCCGTCGGCTACACCGAGTCCGATGTGGACTCCCTGGTTTCCGGCACGGTGAAACAACAACGGCTGCTGGCGACGGCGCCGCGCGAGGCGTCCGAAGCCGACCTCGCCGTCATCCTGCGGGAATCGGTGACGCTGTGGTGA
- the lanKC gene encoding class III lanthionine synthetase LanKC — protein MDVRYEAYCFADPLFFDEQRETGDAADDFASLLPAPGDGWRTGVRGVWRLLHPVARNLPLQGWKIHVSAGLGNAERVLVKVHEHCVEHAVSYKHLRSRTTLLARNSKYAPRDGSGKLLTLYPADNNELERVLAALSAKLDGEPGAYILSDLRYGAGPLYVRYGGFAEQWVELDGKRVLAIRKPDGTLVPDKREPTFSVPDWVTIPEFLAPHLAARKSGGADQFPYQVKSSLHFSNGGGVYLADRKADDERVVLKEARPFAGLDRDEVDAVERLRREHEVLERLKGIDGIPTAYDRFTVWEHHFLAMEYMPGVSLGNWLARNYPLTRRDTTEADIAAYTERALALVRRVEAMVGEVHERGIVFGDLHSLNILVDGDDDAVSLIDFEMASDVESGTRPALGAPGFRAPRDRNGFEVDEYALAVLKLWIFLPLTTLLELAPAKLRGLADFVQQRFDVPEGYADSIVAELAPRNVPPLTSATELDQERPDWALVRKQITEAILASATPERTDRLFPGDIEQFRVGGACFGYGAAGVLHALKAVSGERHPAHERWLLDSIRRDPPGRPGFYDGSYGIAYVLEELGYREEATKLLTASTTLVDQTTDHGLEGGLSGIGLTQLHFAVARKDNEFGRQALATAVRLAEALEIADPPGDFGRAGLLNGWSGPALLFVRLFERTREEGWLSFADQALERDIEECVESDDGSLQVRDGETRTLPYVGVGSAGILMVAEELAKHRPDAKALKSLPGLREACRGEFVIHPGLLFGRGGLMTALAMGAEPDQRVRDAIDLHLSRLAWYAVPYKGGLAFPGNQLLRLSMDVVTGGAGVLLALAATLDGKAALPFLSSRTAVR, from the coding sequence ATGGACGTCCGGTACGAAGCGTATTGCTTCGCCGATCCACTGTTCTTCGATGAACAGCGGGAAACCGGGGACGCCGCCGACGATTTCGCCTCCCTGTTGCCCGCTCCTGGGGACGGCTGGCGCACCGGAGTGCGCGGAGTTTGGCGGTTGCTGCACCCTGTTGCTCGAAACCTTCCCTTGCAGGGCTGGAAAATCCACGTGTCGGCAGGTCTGGGCAACGCCGAGCGGGTGCTCGTGAAGGTGCACGAGCATTGTGTCGAGCACGCCGTGTCGTACAAGCATCTGCGTTCGCGGACGACCCTGCTGGCCAGGAATTCGAAATACGCTCCGCGTGACGGAAGCGGTAAGTTACTGACTCTTTATCCGGCTGACAACAACGAGCTGGAGCGTGTTCTCGCGGCGTTGTCGGCGAAGCTCGACGGCGAGCCCGGGGCGTACATTCTCAGTGATCTTCGGTATGGTGCCGGCCCGCTCTACGTCCGCTACGGCGGATTCGCCGAGCAATGGGTCGAACTCGACGGCAAGCGGGTCCTCGCGATACGCAAACCGGACGGGACGCTGGTCCCGGACAAGCGCGAACCGACCTTCTCCGTACCCGACTGGGTGACGATTCCGGAGTTCCTCGCGCCTCATCTCGCAGCTCGCAAGAGCGGCGGAGCGGATCAGTTCCCCTATCAGGTGAAAAGTTCTCTGCACTTCTCCAACGGCGGCGGCGTGTACCTCGCCGACCGGAAGGCCGACGACGAACGAGTGGTCCTCAAGGAGGCCAGGCCGTTCGCCGGCCTGGACCGCGACGAGGTCGACGCCGTCGAACGCCTCCGCCGTGAGCACGAGGTGCTGGAGCGGCTGAAGGGCATCGATGGCATCCCCACCGCCTACGACCGCTTCACCGTCTGGGAGCACCACTTCCTGGCGATGGAGTACATGCCCGGCGTCTCGCTCGGCAACTGGCTGGCCCGCAACTACCCGCTCACCCGGCGCGACACCACCGAGGCCGACATCGCCGCGTACACCGAACGCGCGCTGGCGCTGGTCCGCCGGGTGGAGGCGATGGTCGGCGAGGTGCACGAACGCGGGATCGTCTTCGGCGACCTGCACTCGCTGAACATCCTCGTGGACGGGGACGACGACGCGGTCTCCCTGATCGACTTCGAGATGGCTTCGGACGTCGAAAGCGGCACCCGGCCCGCGCTCGGCGCGCCCGGCTTCCGCGCGCCGAGGGACCGGAACGGGTTCGAGGTCGACGAGTACGCGCTCGCCGTTCTGAAGCTGTGGATCTTCCTGCCGCTCACGACGCTCCTCGAACTCGCCCCGGCGAAACTGCGCGGGCTCGCGGACTTCGTCCAGCAGCGCTTCGACGTCCCGGAGGGCTACGCCGACTCGATCGTCGCGGAGCTCGCACCCCGGAACGTGCCGCCGCTCACGAGCGCCACCGAGCTGGACCAGGAACGACCGGACTGGGCGCTGGTCCGCAAGCAGATCACCGAGGCGATCCTCGCCAGCGCGACCCCCGAGCGCACCGACCGGCTCTTCCCCGGCGACATCGAGCAGTTCCGTGTCGGCGGAGCGTGCTTCGGCTACGGCGCGGCCGGCGTCCTCCACGCGTTGAAGGCGGTCAGCGGCGAGCGGCATCCCGCGCACGAACGCTGGCTGCTGGACTCGATCCGCCGCGATCCGCCCGGACGGCCGGGGTTCTACGACGGCTCGTACGGGATCGCATACGTCCTCGAAGAGCTCGGTTACCGCGAAGAGGCCACCAAGCTCTTGACGGCGTCGACGACGCTGGTCGACCAGACCACCGACCACGGTCTGGAAGGCGGCCTGTCCGGGATCGGGCTCACTCAGCTGCATTTCGCGGTTGCCCGTAAGGACAACGAGTTCGGCAGGCAGGCGCTCGCCACCGCCGTCCGGCTCGCCGAAGCGCTCGAGATCGCCGACCCGCCTGGCGACTTCGGCCGCGCAGGGCTGCTCAATGGCTGGTCCGGTCCGGCGCTGCTGTTCGTGCGGCTGTTCGAACGCACCCGCGAAGAAGGCTGGCTGTCCTTCGCCGACCAGGCGCTGGAGCGGGACATCGAGGAGTGCGTCGAGTCCGACGACGGCTCGCTGCAGGTCCGCGACGGCGAGACCCGGACGTTGCCCTACGTGGGTGTCGGCAGCGCCGGGATCCTCATGGTCGCCGAGGAGCTGGCGAAGCACCGTCCCGACGCGAAGGCGTTGAAGAGCCTTCCCGGCCTGCGTGAAGCGTGCCGCGGCGAGTTCGTCATCCACCCCGGGCTGCTGTTCGGCAGGGGCGGGCTGATGACCGCGCTGGCCATGGGCGCCGAACCGGACCAGCGCGTCCGTGACGCCATCGACCTGCATCTTTCCCGGCTGGCCTGGTACGCGGTGCCGTACAAGGGCGGCCTGGCGTTCCCCGGCAACCAGCTGCTGCGGCTGTCGATGGACGTCGTCACCGGCGGCGCGGGCGTCCTGCTCGCCTTGGCCGCCACCCTGGACGGGAAGGCCGCGCTGCCTTTCCTGTCCTCCCGAACTGCCGTCCGATGA
- a CDS encoding ABC transporter ATP-binding protein, producing the protein MSVWGLYRSALAGQWRGGLVLLACSVLESAPAFLSGRLVELAVDEGFAADRPGTGLRWLAVFGLVAVIGAFGSRLVWHQLGKVVEPLRDALVTAVVRGVLHDPAPPRNQPDASGVARITQHVEVVRDATAGLLVQARGMIVTTVAALAGLFTVAGSLALIVAIPVVVSVLVFACLLPSLARRQRALALADERTAEVAGASLSGMRDIVACGAEPLAALELYDAIDTQAKAAVRVARSGAARTVVIATGGFVPLLLALLVAPGMVQAGVLTAGAALGALVYLATTMQPALRGLAATASTVVLRLIVALRRLAETAEAEPEADGTAEPDGTAIYVRDLTFSWGAAAQPVVRGLDLHLRPGERLAVVGPSGIGKSTLAGLLTGMLTPQAGRVLLGGVPVREVPAALRHRMVALIPQEAYVFAGTVRDNVGLFAQTAMDGELLAAVRAVGAEPLVTRLGGLDGEIGHGTLSAGEAQLIALARVYASDATVVILDEATSHLDPPAEARAERAFAERGGVLVVIAHRLTSALRADRVLVMDGKETALGTHLELMDRSTRYAQLMHAWSPRLPQPSAQFFQRAPE; encoded by the coding sequence ATGAGCGTCTGGGGGCTCTACCGCTCGGCGCTGGCCGGGCAGTGGCGCGGCGGGCTGGTGCTGCTGGCCTGCTCCGTACTGGAGAGCGCGCCCGCGTTCTTGTCCGGTCGCCTGGTCGAACTCGCGGTTGACGAGGGGTTTGCCGCGGATCGGCCAGGCACCGGACTGCGTTGGCTCGCGGTCTTCGGGCTGGTCGCCGTGATCGGCGCGTTCGGTTCGCGGCTGGTGTGGCATCAGCTCGGCAAGGTCGTCGAGCCGTTGCGCGACGCACTGGTGACCGCCGTCGTGCGCGGGGTCCTGCACGATCCGGCGCCACCGCGGAATCAGCCGGACGCCAGCGGCGTCGCCCGCATCACCCAGCACGTCGAGGTGGTGCGTGACGCCACGGCCGGACTGCTGGTGCAGGCGCGCGGGATGATCGTGACGACGGTGGCGGCGCTGGCCGGGTTGTTCACCGTCGCCGGTTCGCTCGCGTTGATCGTCGCGATCCCGGTGGTGGTCTCGGTCCTCGTGTTCGCCTGCCTGCTCCCGTCACTGGCGCGGCGTCAGCGCGCGCTCGCGCTGGCCGACGAGCGGACCGCCGAGGTCGCGGGCGCGTCGTTGTCCGGTATGCGGGACATCGTCGCGTGCGGCGCGGAACCCTTGGCCGCGCTGGAGCTCTACGACGCCATCGACACGCAGGCCAAGGCAGCCGTGCGGGTGGCGCGGTCCGGGGCGGCCCGGACGGTGGTGATCGCGACCGGCGGGTTCGTGCCGCTGCTCCTGGCGTTGCTGGTGGCGCCGGGCATGGTCCAGGCCGGAGTGCTCACCGCCGGTGCCGCGCTCGGCGCGCTGGTCTACCTGGCGACGACGATGCAGCCGGCGTTGCGCGGGCTGGCCGCGACCGCGAGCACCGTGGTGCTGCGGCTGATCGTCGCGCTGCGGCGGCTCGCCGAAACCGCCGAGGCCGAGCCGGAGGCCGACGGCACGGCCGAACCCGACGGGACCGCGATCTACGTGCGCGACCTGACCTTCAGCTGGGGCGCGGCCGCGCAACCGGTGGTGCGCGGACTCGACCTGCACCTGCGGCCCGGCGAGCGGCTCGCGGTGGTGGGGCCGAGCGGGATCGGCAAGTCGACCTTGGCCGGGCTCCTGACCGGCATGCTCACCCCGCAGGCCGGCCGGGTGCTGCTCGGCGGGGTTCCGGTCCGGGAGGTCCCGGCGGCGCTGCGGCACCGGATGGTCGCGCTGATCCCGCAGGAGGCGTACGTCTTCGCGGGGACCGTGCGGGACAACGTCGGCCTGTTCGCGCAGACCGCGATGGACGGCGAACTGCTGGCGGCGGTGCGGGCCGTCGGCGCGGAACCGCTGGTCACGCGGCTGGGCGGGCTCGACGGCGAGATCGGGCACGGCACGCTGTCCGCCGGTGAGGCGCAGTTGATCGCGCTCGCCCGGGTGTACGCGAGCGACGCGACCGTCGTCATCCTCGACGAGGCGACGTCGCACCTCGACCCGCCCGCCGAAGCCCGCGCGGAACGGGCGTTCGCCGAGCGGGGCGGGGTGCTGGTGGTGATCGCGCACCGGCTGACGTCGGCGCTGCGCGCGGACCGGGTCCTGGTGATGGACGGCAAGGAAACCGCCCTCGGCACCCACCTCGAACTCATGGACCGGTCCACGCGCTACGCCCAGCTCATGCACGCGTGGTCGCCGCGGCTACCCCAGCCCAGTGCGCAGTTCTTCCAGCGCGCTCCTGAGTAG
- a CDS encoding MCE family protein, whose protein sequence is MRSFGAVDPVKVALAGLTTMALGMAAALNADALPVIGGGTTYSAEFSDAGGLRADNDVRIAGVKVGKVSEIDLEGDRVLVSFQVKDAWVGDATSASIQIKNVLGQKYLALDPRGEAILDPGDPIPLRRTTAPYDVLEAFRDLSKTVDAIDVGQLARSFDTISATFADTPADVRSALDGITKLSGTIASRDRQLRTLVANTRQVSQTLVDRDTEAQRLIQDGNALLRAISTRQQAIKDLLDGSKRLATALDGIIADNDGQLGPVLEQLDRLTSMLQRNQDSLAKGIAAFAPAIRVLTNVAGNGRWIDGYLCGLVLPTFGPLNEKGCFEK, encoded by the coding sequence ATGAGGTCCTTCGGCGCGGTGGATCCGGTCAAGGTGGCGCTCGCCGGGCTCACCACGATGGCCCTCGGCATGGCGGCGGCGCTCAACGCCGACGCTTTGCCGGTGATCGGCGGCGGCACGACGTATTCCGCCGAATTCTCCGACGCGGGCGGACTGCGCGCCGACAACGACGTCCGGATCGCCGGGGTGAAGGTCGGCAAGGTTTCCGAAATCGACCTCGAAGGCGATCGCGTGCTCGTCTCCTTCCAGGTGAAGGACGCCTGGGTCGGCGACGCCACGAGCGCGTCCATCCAGATCAAGAACGTCCTGGGACAGAAGTATTTGGCGCTCGACCCGCGTGGCGAAGCGATCCTCGACCCCGGAGACCCGATCCCGCTGCGGCGGACCACCGCGCCGTATGACGTCCTTGAAGCGTTTCGGGATTTGTCGAAAACCGTCGACGCCATCGACGTCGGCCAACTGGCGAGAAGCTTCGACACGATTTCGGCGACTTTCGCCGATACGCCCGCCGACGTCCGCTCCGCGCTCGACGGGATCACGAAGCTCTCCGGCACCATCGCTTCCCGGGATCGGCAGCTCCGGACGCTTGTCGCGAACACGCGGCAGGTCTCGCAGACCCTCGTCGACCGCGACACCGAGGCCCAGCGGCTGATCCAGGACGGCAACGCGCTGCTGCGCGCGATCTCCACCCGGCAGCAGGCGATCAAGGACCTGCTCGACGGCTCGAAACGGCTCGCGACCGCGCTCGACGGCATCATCGCCGACAACGACGGGCAGCTGGGGCCGGTGCTCGAACAACTCGACCGGCTGACGTCGATGCTCCAGCGCAATCAGGATTCGCTGGCCAAGGGGATCGCCGCGTTCGCGCCGGCGATCCGGGTGCTCACCAACGTCGCGGGCAACGGCCGCTGGATCGACGGCTACCTGTGCGGGCTGGTCCTGCCGACGTTCGGCCCGCTCAACGAAAAAGGCTGCTTCGAGAAGTGA
- a CDS encoding ABC transporter ATP-binding protein produces the protein MAGSADRLLVTVTALDRPRLIALIFSALAGTAAGLLLPGALAAAVDAVVAGRPSLPEVTWLIVLGVTEIAVGLIGGILTARMTASATAWLRRKLADRYLALGTRSTFADGDAISRLTGDCTGAGLVASVVVQLGSTTLISGGAVVLLALMDWRLALVFLGSIPFGLMLARTHLKNTADDVLTYQEVSGELAARMVDAVAGLRTIAASGTADREADRVLRPLPKLSLAGRGMWRTQARMVWRSGLLLPAVELAVLAAAGFGVLEGRLTVGQVLAALGYVALGMGLITQIPLLTTLSRARSCARRLTEVLEAPVPEPGDLGVVPGRGTLELRGVTVAGALRDVDLLVRGGRFTAVVGRSGSGKSALVNVLGGLLTPDEGTATLDGRPLEKLRPYELRAVVGFAFERPALLGATIGDAVGYGSWAGEAAVRAACRSAQVDDLIVRLPDGYRTPLRETPLSGGEAQRIGLARAIAHAPRVLILDDATASLDTVTEAAVEEAIERTLPGRTRVVVTHRAATASRADTVVWLEDGRVRAVGAHDELWRTPAYRAVFTEGTQ, from the coding sequence ATGGCGGGTTCCGCCGATCGGTTGCTGGTCACGGTGACCGCACTGGATCGTCCCCGCCTGATCGCGCTGATCTTCAGCGCGCTCGCCGGGACGGCGGCGGGGCTGCTCCTGCCCGGCGCGCTCGCCGCCGCGGTCGACGCCGTCGTCGCCGGACGGCCCAGCCTGCCCGAGGTCACCTGGCTGATCGTCCTCGGCGTCACCGAAATCGCCGTCGGCCTGATCGGCGGCATCCTCACCGCGCGGATGACCGCGTCCGCCACGGCCTGGCTGCGCCGCAAGCTCGCCGACCGCTATCTCGCGCTCGGCACCCGATCGACCTTCGCCGACGGTGACGCGATCAGCAGGCTCACCGGTGACTGCACCGGCGCGGGACTGGTCGCCTCCGTCGTCGTCCAGCTCGGGTCGACCACCCTCATCTCCGGCGGGGCCGTCGTCCTGCTCGCGCTGATGGACTGGCGGCTCGCGCTCGTCTTCCTCGGCAGCATCCCGTTCGGCCTGATGCTCGCGCGCACCCACCTGAAGAACACCGCCGACGACGTCCTCACCTATCAAGAGGTGTCCGGCGAGCTCGCGGCGAGGATGGTCGACGCCGTCGCCGGGCTCCGCACGATCGCCGCGTCGGGCACCGCCGACCGCGAAGCCGACCGTGTGCTGCGGCCGCTGCCGAAGCTGAGCCTCGCCGGCCGCGGGATGTGGCGCACGCAGGCCCGGATGGTGTGGCGGTCCGGTCTGCTGCTGCCCGCGGTCGAGCTCGCGGTGCTCGCCGCCGCCGGTTTCGGCGTGCTGGAAGGCAGGCTGACCGTCGGCCAGGTCCTCGCGGCCCTCGGCTACGTCGCCCTCGGCATGGGCCTGATCACGCAGATTCCCTTGCTCACCACACTTTCCCGCGCGCGGTCGTGTGCGCGGCGGCTCACCGAGGTGCTGGAGGCGCCGGTCCCCGAACCGGGTGACCTCGGCGTCGTCCCCGGACGGGGCACGCTCGAACTGCGCGGCGTCACCGTCGCGGGCGCGTTGCGCGACGTCGACCTGCTCGTGCGGGGCGGCCGGTTCACCGCGGTCGTCGGGCGGTCCGGTTCGGGGAAGTCCGCGCTGGTCAACGTCCTCGGTGGGCTGCTGACCCCGGACGAGGGGACGGCGACGCTCGACGGCCGTCCGCTGGAGAAGCTGCGGCCGTACGAGCTCCGCGCGGTCGTCGGGTTCGCCTTCGAACGGCCCGCGCTGCTCGGCGCGACGATCGGCGACGCCGTCGGCTACGGCTCGTGGGCCGGGGAGGCCGCCGTACGCGCCGCCTGCCGGTCCGCGCAGGTCGACGACCTGATCGTCCGGCTGCCGGACGGCTACCGGACGCCGCTCAGGGAAACCCCGCTCTCCGGCGGGGAGGCGCAGCGGATCGGGCTGGCGCGCGCGATCGCGCACGCGCCGCGGGTGCTCATCCTCGACGACGCCACCGCCAGTCTCGACACGGTCACCGAAGCCGCCGTCGAGGAGGCGATCGAACGCACGCTGCCCGGCAGGACCAGGGTGGTGGTGACGCATCGCGCGGCCACCGCGTCGCGGGCGGACACGGTGGTGTGGCTGGAAGACGGCCGCGTCCGGGCTGTCGGCGCCCACGACGAGCTGTGGCGGACTCCGGCTTATCGCGCGGTCTTCACCGAGGGTACGCAATGA
- a CDS encoding cold-shock protein: MTQGTVKWFNSEKGFGFITPDNGGGDVFVHYSEIKGNGFRTLEENARVEFEIGQGAKGPQATSVTVI, from the coding sequence ATGACTCAGGGCACTGTGAAGTGGTTCAACTCCGAGAAGGGGTTCGGCTTCATCACTCCCGACAACGGCGGCGGCGACGTCTTCGTGCACTACAGCGAGATCAAGGGCAACGGCTTCCGTACCCTCGAGGAGAACGCCCGCGTGGAGTTCGAGATCGGGCAGGGCGCGAAGGGTCCGCAGGCCACCTCGGTCACCGTGATCTGA
- a CDS encoding acyl-CoA thioesterase: MVNAEYPHWQTVPLRWKDNDVYGHVNNVVHYSVMDTVINTWLIERGRLDIETGEVIGLCVESQCKYHASVSFPGELEVGLRVGHLGRSSVRYEVGMYSKETVIAEGHFVHVFVDRESRRPVPVEGLLRSALEELRTGLG; encoded by the coding sequence GTGGTGAACGCCGAGTATCCGCACTGGCAGACGGTTCCGTTGCGGTGGAAGGACAACGACGTCTACGGACACGTCAACAACGTCGTCCACTATTCGGTGATGGACACCGTGATCAACACCTGGCTGATCGAACGCGGCCGACTCGACATCGAGACCGGTGAGGTCATCGGGTTGTGCGTGGAATCCCAATGCAAGTACCACGCTTCGGTGTCGTTCCCGGGAGAACTCGAAGTCGGCCTGCGGGTGGGCCATCTCGGCCGGTCCAGCGTCCGCTACGAGGTCGGGATGTATTCGAAGGAGACGGTGATCGCGGAAGGTCACTTCGTGCACGTCTTCGTCGATCGCGAATCCCGGCGCCCGGTCCCCGTCGAGGGTCTACTCAGGAGCGCGCTGGAAGAACTGCGCACTGGGCTGGGGTAG
- a CDS encoding SapB/AmfS family lanthipeptide translates to MELVLDLQALEAPEVLEGGGGGSHGGASNLSLLASCANSTVSLLTCH, encoded by the coding sequence ATGGAACTGGTTCTCGACCTGCAGGCCCTGGAAGCCCCCGAGGTTCTCGAAGGTGGCGGCGGTGGCAGCCACGGCGGCGCGAGCAACCTCAGCCTGCTGGCCTCCTGCGCGAACAGCACCGTCAGCCTGCTGACCTGCCACTGA